From a region of the Thermosipho melanesiensis BI429 genome:
- a CDS encoding glycerol-3-phosphate responsive antiterminator encodes MHPFVYPIVPAIRDLKFVEKIVQIPVSSVFLLEGDIFNTQNATQKLKENGKKVFVHIDLINGLGRDEASVKLVKEFVCADGIITTRSNLIVFANRIGLMTVQRIFLIDSKAVETGIQQIKKHKANFVEVLPGLIPDMIRFIKQSVEQPIISGGLVSTENQVKKILAAGAIAVSTSKENLWNIF; translated from the coding sequence GTGCATCCATTTGTATATCCTATAGTGCCTGCAATAAGAGATTTAAAATTTGTTGAAAAAATTGTACAAATTCCCGTGTCTTCGGTTTTTTTACTAGAGGGAGATATATTCAATACACAAAATGCAACGCAAAAGTTAAAGGAAAATGGAAAAAAAGTTTTTGTACATATTGACCTTATTAATGGTCTGGGAAGGGATGAAGCAAGTGTAAAGCTTGTAAAAGAATTTGTATGCGCAGATGGAATAATCACAACAAGATCCAATCTTATTGTTTTTGCAAACAGAATAGGATTAATGACAGTTCAAAGGATTTTTTTAATAGACTCAAAAGCTGTTGAAACGGGTATTCAGCAGATAAAAAAGCATAAAGCTAATTTTGTGGAAGTTTTACCTGGCCTTATACCAGATATGATAAGGTTTATAAAGCAGAGTGTAGAACAACCCATTATTTCCGGAGGACTTGTAAGTACTGAAAATCAAGTGAAAAAAATTTTAGCAGCGGGTGCAATTGCCGTTTCAACAAGTAAGGAAAATTTATGGAATATTTTTTGA